The Indicator indicator isolate 239-I01 chromosome 22, UM_Iind_1.1, whole genome shotgun sequence genome includes a window with the following:
- the SNX8 gene encoding sorting nexin-8, giving the protein MTVAAMDGEPPAGTVGAGTAAFMEKMSYCSKERVCSDLAKPPPVNEPREPEQFLMQAPQGNPLLLSHTLQELLSKDSVQVELIPEKKGLFLKHVEYEVSSKRFRCSVYRRYNDFVVFHEMLLQKFPYRMVPALPPKRMLGADREFIESRRRALKRFINLVARHPPFSEDVLLKLFLSFSGSDVQNKLRELVQGVGDEFMTCRFATQAKDYLPADIQAQFAASRELIRNIYNSFYKLRDRAERIASRAIDNASDLLIFGKELSALGSDTTPLPSWAALNNSTWGTLKQALKGLSVEFALLADKAVQQGKQEENDVVEKLNLFLDLLQSYKDLCERHEKGVLHKHQRALHKYSMMKKQMMSATVQNKEPESVEQLESRIVEQENAILTMELRNYFSLYCLHQETQLIHIYLPLTSHILGAFVNSQIQGHKEMSKVWNELKPKLSCLFVGSTNMPTPPLSPPEGNFFSN; this is encoded by the exons cagcctttaTGGAAAAAATGTCCTACTGTAGCAAAGAGAGAGTTTGTTCAG ATTTGGCAAAGCCTCCTCCAGTAAATGAACCGAGGGAACCGGAACAGTTTCTAATGCAGGCACCCCAGGGAAATCCACTGCTGCTTTCCCACACCCTACAAGAGCTATTGAGCAAGGATAGTGTGCAGGTGGAGCTTATACCTGAGAAGAAGGGCCTTTTTCTGAAACATGTGGAATACGAGGTTTCCAGCAAG AGATTTAGGTGCTCAGTCTACAGGCGCTACAACGATTTTGTGGTGTTCCATGAGATGCTGCTTCAGAAGTTCCCATATCGAATGGTGCCAGCACTTCCACCAAAGAGGATGCTGGGAG CTGATCGAGAATTCATAGAATCCAGGAGGAGAGCACTGAAGCGTTTTATAAACCTGGTGGCTCGACATCCTCCTTTCTCAGAAGATGTACTCTTGAAACTCTTTCTGTCCTTCAGTGGTTCA GATGTACAGAATAAGCTAAGGGAGTTGGTCCAGGGAGTAGGAGATGAATTTATGACCTGCAGATTTGCTACCCAGGCCAAG GACTACCTTCCAGCTGACATACAGGCCCAGTTTGCTGCCAGCAGGGAGCTCATCAGGAATATTTATAATAGCTTTTATAAGCTCCGGGACCGTGCAGAGAGGATAGCTTCTCGAGCCATTGATAATGCCTCAGATCTTCTCATATTTGGAAAGGAGCTAAG tgctctgggctCCGACACTACACCGCTTCCTTCCTGGGCTGCTTTGAATAACAGCACATGGGGGACTCTGAAACAAGCCTTGAAGGGTCTGTCTGTTGAATTTGCACTTCTGGCAGATAAGGCTGTGCAGCAG GGTAAACAGGAAGAGAATGATGTGGTGGAGAAGTTGAACCTTTTCCTGGATTTACTCCAGTCCTATAAa GACCTGTGTGAAAGACATGAGAAGGGAGTATTGCACAAGCACCAGCGAGCATTGCACAAGTATAGCATGATGAAGAAGCAGATGATGAGTGCCACTGTGCAGAACAAAGAACCAGAATCGGTGGAGCAACTGGAGTCTCGGATAGTGGAG CAAGAAAATGCTATCCTGACCATGGAGCTGCGGAATTACTTCTCTCTCTATTGCCTGCATCAGGAGACGCAGCTCATCCACATCTATCTGCCTCTCACCTCTCACATTTTGGGGGCCTTTGTCAACTCCCAGATCCAGGGTCACAAAGAG ATGAGTAAAGTTTGGAATGAACTGAAGCCGAAGTTGAGCTGCCTCTTTGTGGGATCTACTAATATGCCAACTCCACCATTGTCACCTCCAGAGGGAAACTTCTTCTCCAATTAA